Below is a window of Deltaproteobacteria bacterium DNA.
TGGAGTTCGGGTCTCTTCTCTTTAAGTATCTTCAGGACCTCAAGACCGTCCATTTCGGGCATCATGAGGTCTAAAACGATAGCGTCGAAGGATCCCTCCTCCGCCTTCTTGAGGGCATCCTTGGTTGAGGTAGTGGTTGATACGTCCATACCTCGGGCTCGCATTCTCTCTCCCAGGGTTTCAATGAAATCCTCTTCGTCGTCAACGAGTAAAACTTTTTCGGTCATGGCAATACTCCTTTCCAAAATAGTACAGTATTTGCCTGCCGGAACGGACACCTGACCCTACTGGCCGATGTCTCTCGGCAGCATGAGAACAATCTCTGCAGCTCTTTCATTGATCGCAAGTTCAGCCCTGAGCGCGTCAAGCAGGGCTATTTCCCTTTCCCCCGGAAACGCACTCGTCGTCCTTTCCGAAAGGCCTTGGAGCTGCGTCAATTTGAGCCGCGCCCCGTTTTCCGTCTGTTCGGCCCTAAGGCCGACGGTCTTTCCGCCACCAGTCGCGTCCATAGCAAAATCCAGGCACAGCCACACCAGGTTTTCCAGAAAAAAGGATCTTGTCGCGATCGTAACCGGAATCGCGCCAGACTCCACTTCCAGAGTTACGCCTCGCACGAAAGCCAACCTGCCGGAGAGCGTGGCCACGAAGTCAAGGACTTCATCCAATTCAACGTTCTTCACGGATTCGTCAATGCTATGGGCAAACCTGTTCATTGTCTTGACGATTCCGTCCGCCCGCTGGACCTGCTTGATGACCTTCTCGGCCAGGGTCTTGAGCCGTCCAGGGTCGATGGGCATCCCCCTGTCTGCCATGAGAGTGAAGTCTTCCAGAAGCCCAGCGTTCTCGTTGATAATAGCCAGGGCGTTTTTGATTTCATGGGACATAGAGGCGGTCATTTTCCCATAGAACCGAAGCCCTGTTTCACCAATCATGTCACATCCGCAGCTCATGGCACACCTCTTCAGTCGTTGAGGATCTCATTGATCTTCTCAATGAGATCCTCTATTTTAACAGGTTTGACTAAATAGTAAGCGGTTCCGGCTTCAGCTGAACCGGCCCGGAAATCCTCTTCTGAACCATGCCCGGTCATGAAGATGTATTTCATCCCAGGACGCTTTTCCTCCAATCTTCTCTTCAGTTCAATCCCGCTCATCTTGGGCATCTTCACATCGAGCACGGCAATATCATACCTTTTTGATTCCACTCGCCGTATGGCGTCATAGCAGATGCAGGCCCAGTCCGCGTCGATCCCCCTGATGCGAAGCCGCTCCGCCAAGGCGGATACCAGTTCTTCTTCATCGTCCACTAATAACACTCTCATGCGTGTAACCTCTTTGTTTTCTGTTTCAAGAGAAGCGGCAGCGTAACAGTAAAACTTGTTCCCCTCCCGACTTCGCTTGCCACTGACATGTTGCCACCGAGTTTGCGGACAAGCCCGTATGTAATGGAGAGACCGAGACCCGTCCCGCCCTTTTTCTTTTTGGTGGAAAAAAAAGGCTCAAAGATCCGCTTGAGGTCTGCCTCGGGAATGCCGCACCCATCGTCGACCACCTTGACCGAAACGGAGTCCTCATCCTCGCGGCAAACCTTCACGTCCAGTTTTCCGCCGTCGCTCATGGCTGCGAAAGCATTGTTCACAAGGTTAAGAAAGATCTGCTGAAGCTTTCCCCGATCGCTCTTAAGTGTTGGTATATCATCGGGCACGTCCACGTTCACGGTGATGCTCCTGTACTCGGCCTCCTTACCCAAAAAACCG
It encodes the following:
- a CDS encoding response regulator; amino-acid sequence: MTEKVLLVDDEEDFIETLGERMRARGMDVSTTTSTKDALKKAEEGSFDAIVLDLMMPEMDGLEVLKILKEKRPELQIILLTGHATLEKGIEAMKLGAMDFVEKPANMDALTEKIRNAQAKKMILVEKQTEEKIKDIIQGKGW
- a CDS encoding HAMP domain-containing histidine kinase, whose translation is MSCGCDMIGETGLRFYGKMTASMSHEIKNALAIINENAGLLEDFTLMADRGMPIDPGRLKTLAEKVIKQVQRADGIVKTMNRFAHSIDESVKNVELDEVLDFVATLSGRLAFVRGVTLEVESGAIPVTIATRSFFLENLVWLCLDFAMDATGGGKTVGLRAEQTENGARLKLTQLQGLSERTTSAFPGEREIALLDALRAELAINERAAEIVLMLPRDIGQ
- a CDS encoding response regulator, giving the protein MRVLLVDDEEELVSALAERLRIRGIDADWACICYDAIRRVESKRYDIAVLDVKMPKMSGIELKRRLEEKRPGMKYIFMTGHGSEEDFRAGSAEAGTAYYLVKPVKIEDLIEKINEILND